In Dromiciops gliroides isolate mDroGli1 chromosome 5, mDroGli1.pri, whole genome shotgun sequence, the following are encoded in one genomic region:
- the AVIL gene encoding advillin — translation MSLSGAFRAVGNDPGVITWRIEKMELVLVPLSLHGNFYEGDCYVVLSTRRSGSLLCQDIHYWIGKDSSQDEQSCAAIYTTQLDDYLGGSPVQHREVQHHESETFRGYFKQGIIYKKGGVASGMKHVETNTYDVKRLLHVKGKRHITATEVDLSWDSFNLGDVFLLDLGRVIIQWNGPESNTGERLKAMLLAKDIRDRERGGRAEIGVIEGDNEAASSNLLKVLQDTLGERSRIKPATSDELLDQEQKSNITLYHVSDSGGQLTVTEVSTRPLVQDLLNHDDCYILDHGRSKIYVWKGRGATKIEKQTAMSKALGFIKMKGYPSSTNVETINDGAESAMFKQLFQKWIVKDQTLGLGKAFSMNKIANIIQDKFNVTLLHTKPDVAAQERMVDDGNGKAEVWRIENLELVPVERQWYGFFYGGDCYLVLYTYEVNNKPRYILYIWQGRHASKDELAASAYQAVELDRQFGGTPVQVLVSMGKEPRHFMAIFKGKLVIFEGGTSRKASAEPDPPVRLFQIQGNDKSNTKAVEVPAFASSLNSNDVFLLRTQNEHYLWYGKGSSGDEREMAKELAGMLCDGTEDTVAEGQEPAAFWDSLGGKVPYANDKRLQQEILDVQPRLFECSNKTGRFIVTEITDFTQDDLNPSDVMLLDTWDQVFLWIGAEANATEKEGALTSAQEYLHTHPSGRETDTPILIIKQGFEPPIFTGWFLAWDPHIWSEGKSYEQLKEELGDTAAIMRITADMNGASLFLNAGGSEQKYYPIEVLLKNQQHELPMDVDPAKKENYLSDEDFVAVFGITREKFASLPGWKQLNLKKEKGLF, via the exons ATGTCTCTGAGTGGAGCCTTCAGGGCAGTGGGCAATGACCCAGGAGTGATCACTTGGAGAATAGAG AAAATGGAGCTAGTGCTGGTGCCGCTGAGCCTTCATGGCAATTTCTATGAGGGAGACTGTTACGTGGTTCTCTCG ACCCGGAGATCTGGAAGTCTCTTGTGCCAGGATATACACTACTGGATTGGAAAGGACTCTTCCCAAGATGAGCAGAGCTGTGCTGCCATCTACACCACTCAGCTCGACGACTATCTGGGTGGTAGCCCAGTGCAACACCGGGAGGTACAACATCATGAATCAGAGACTTTCCGAGGCTACTTCAAACAGGGGATCAT CTACAAGAAGGGAGGTGTGGCCTCTGGGATGAAGCACGTGGAGACCAACACCTACGATGTGAAGCGTCTACTGCATGTAAAAGGGAAAAGGCACATAACTGCTACTGAG GTAGACCTGAGCTGGGACAGTTTTAACCTGGGAGATGTCTTCCTGCTGGACCTTGGAAGAGTCATCATCCAGTGGAATGGCCCAGAGAGCAACACTGGAGAACGGCTGAAG GCAATGCTCCTAGCAAAGGATATTCGAGACCGAGAGCGTGGGGGTCGTGCTGAGATCGGTGTCATTGAGGGAGACAATGAGGCAGCCAGTTCAAACCTGCTTAAGGTGCTTCAGGACACATTAGGTGAACGCTCCCGGATCAAGCCTGCAACCTCTGATGAGCTCTTAGATCAAGAGCAGAAATCAAACATCACATTGTATCA TGTCTCTGACTCGGGTGGGCAGCTGACAGTCACAGAAGTGTCCACAAGGCCCTTAGTCCAAGATTTACTGAATCATGAT GATTGCTACATCCTGGACCATGGCAGAAGCAAGATATATGTCTGGAAAGGAAGGGGAGCCACCAAGATTGAGAAGCAGACTGCTATGTCCAAAGCTCTG GGCTTCATTAAGATGAAGGGTTATCCAAGCAGCACAAATGTGGAGACTATCAATGATGGAGCTGAGTCTGCTATGTTCAAGCAGTTGTTCCAGAAGTGGATAGTGAAGGACCAGACCTTAGGCTTAGGAAAAGCCTTCAGCATGAATAAAATTG CCAACATCATTCAGGATAAGTTTAACGTGACTCTGCTTCACACAAAGCCTGATGTAGCGGCCCAAGAAAGGATGGTTGATGATGGGAATGGAAAGGCTGAG GTCTGGAGAATTGAAAATCTGGAACTCGTCCCAGTTGAGCGTCAGTGGTATGGCTTCTTCTATGGGGGAGACTGCTACCTGGTTCTCTATACATATGAAGTGAACAACAAGCCCCGTTACATCCTGTACATCTGGCAG GGTCGACATGCTTCCAAGGATGAGCTGGCAGCTTCAGCTTACCAAGCTGTGGAGCTAGACAGACAGTTCGGGGGCACTCCAGTGCAGGTGTTGGTCAGCATGGGGAAAGAACCACGCCACTTTATGGCCATCTTCAAAGGAAAGCTCGTCATTTTTGAG ggTGGAACATCTAGGAAGGCAAGTGCTGAGCCTGACCCTCCTGTGAGACTCTTCCAGATCCAAGGTAATGACAAATCCAACACCAAAGCTGTGGAGGTACCAGCATTTGCCTCTTCCCTGAATTCCAATGATGTCTTTCTGCTGCGAACACAAAATGAGCACTACCTCTGGTATGGAAAG GGTTCCAGTGGTGATGAGCGGGAAATGGCAAAGGAATTAGCTGGAATGCTTTGTGATGGCACTGAGGACACCGTGGCTGAAGGTCAGGAGCCAGCAGCATTTTGGGACTCACTAGGAGGGAAAGTCCCTTATGCCAATGACAAAAG ACTCCAGCAGGAAATCCTTGATGTCCAACCCCGTCTCTTTGAGTGTTCCAATAAGACTGGTCGTTTCATTGTTACTGAGATCACAGATTTCACACAGGATGATCTGAACCCAAGTGATGTCATGCTCCTGGATACCTGGGACCAG GTATTCTTATGGATTGGTGCTGAAGCTAATGCCACAGAAAAAGAGGGAGCCCTCACTTCAGCCCAGGAGTATCTACACACTCACCCCAGTGGCCGGGAGACTGACACACCTATCCTGATCATCAAGCAGGGGTTTGAGCCACCCATCTTTACaggctggttcttggcctgggaCCCTCATATCTGGAGT GAAGGCAAATCATATGAACAGTTAAAGGAAGAGCTGGGAGACACTGCTGCAATTATGAGAATCACTGCG GACATGAATGGTGCTTCCCTCTTCCTGAATGCTGGTGGCAGCGAACAAAAATACTACCCTATAGAAGTGTTGCTGAAAAATCAGCAACATGAGCTGCCTATGGATGTAGACCCTGCCAAAAAGGAG AATTACCTCTCTGATGAAGACTTTGTTGCTGTATTTGGCATCACAAGAgagaaatttgcttctttgcctgGCTGGAAACAGCTCAacctgaagaaagaaaaggggcttttttaa
- the TSFM gene encoding elongation factor Ts, mitochondrial, with the protein MTHLLSSCGQSLLDVPFSLYAQRAGEPLADRWRCPQPFPSLGSALLSLSQPLIRRFLVSSLLTPTPHPGLLARACALGQARCCCQSRKKIMSFFWSLRIFQHLGSRSRQLHLGSHLLHAGAMGPEAASRKEHLKKLRQKTGYSFTNCKKALETCGGDLAQAEAWLHKQAQKEGWSKATKLQGRKTKEGLIGLLREGNSAVMVEVNCETDFVSRNVKFQQLVQQVALGTMLYCQSLREQLSTYNKGFLETAELSRLRAGPNREDSLKDQLTLCIGKLGENLTLKRAAWVTVPHGFYIGSYVHGAVHSPSLSNMVLGKYGALVICQTSEEKSNLEDIGRRLGQHVVGMAPLSVGSMEDEPGGEEETKMLAQPYLLDPSITLGQYVKPQGVSVVDFLRFECGEDLGAAKTE; encoded by the exons ATGACCCACCTCCTTTCCAGCTGTGGCCAATCATTGCTCGACGTTCCATTCTCCTTGTACGCCCAACGAGCCGGAGAACCTCTGGCCGATAGATGGCGCTGTcctcagccattccctagtttaGGGTCGGCTCTGTTGAGTTTGTCCCAGCCGTTGATCCGTAGGTTTCTCgtctcttccctcctcaccccaaccccccaccctgGTCTTCTCGCGCGCGCGTGCGCTCTGGGACAGGCGCGTTGCTGCTGCCAGAGTCGGAAAAAAATCATGTCCTTCTTTTGGTCGCTGAGAATTTTTCAGCATTTGGGGTCCCGGAGCCGGCAG ctgcaCCTGGGGTCCCACCTCCTCCACGCGGGAGCCATGGGGCCCGAGGCCGCGTCCCGCAAGGAACAcctgaagaagctgaggcagaagACCGGCTACTCCTTCACCAACTGCAAAAAAGCGCTGGAAACTTGCGGTGGCGACCTGGCTCAG GCAGAAGCTTGGCTACATAAGCAGGcccagaaggaaggatggagcAAAGCTACTAAACTTCAGGGAAGAAAAACTAAGGAAGGGCTGATCGGATTGTTACGGGAAGGGAATTCAGCTGTAATGGTAGAG GTGAACTGTGAGACAGATTTTGTTTCTAGAAATGTAAAGTTTCAACAACTGGTCCAGCAAGTGGCCCTTGGAACCATGTTGTACTGTCAGAGTCTGAGGGAGCAGCTCTCTACATACAACAAG GGTTTTCTAGAGACAGCTGAGCTCTCTCGGCTTAGAGCTGGACCTAATAGAGAAGACTCTCTCAAGGACCAGTTGACATTATGTATTG gCAAACTGGGAGAAAACTTGACTCTTAAGCGAGCTGCGTGGGTGACTGTTCCACATGGATTCTACATTGGTTCCTATGTACATGGAGCAGTGCACAGTCCCTCTCTCAGTAACATGGTACTTGGGAAATATGGTGCACTAGTCATCTGTCAGACATCTGAAGAGAAATCGAACCTTGAAGACATTGGTCGACGACTTGGGCAGCATGTCGTGGGAATGGCTCCTTTGTCTGTAGGCTCGATGGAAGATGAGCCTGgtggagaagaggaaacaaaaatgcTTGCCCAGCCCTATTTGCTGGATCCTAGCATCACATTGGGACAGTATGTAAAGCCCCAGGGTGTGTCTGTGGTTGATTTTTTGCGGTTTGAATGTGGAGAAGATTTAGGGGCAGCAAAAACAGAATAG
- the LOC122728187 gene encoding 60S ribosomal protein L38-like gives MRLKIEEMKDFLLTARQKDAKSVKIKKNKDNVKFKAHCSRHLYTLVITDKEKAEKFKQSLPPGLVVKELK, from the coding sequence atgcGCCTAAAAATAGAGGAAATGAAAGACTTCTTGCTCACAGCCAGGCAAAAGGATGCCAAATCTGTCAAGATCAAGAAAAACAAGGACAATGTGAAGTTTAAGGCTCACTGCAGCAGACACCTGTACACCTTGGTCATCACagacaaagagaaggcagagaaattTAAACAGTCCTTGCCTCCTGGTTTGGTTGTGAAGGAGCTGAAGTGA